The nucleotide window TTCTGATTTGGCTATGTTACTCACCAGTTTAGGGCAAAGAAGTCACTTTCCTGTTATTGTaaatttcctcatgtgtaaaatgcaGGCAGGGAAAAAAGAGGATACACCAGCAGTTCTGGTGTATGTTcactggaccagcagcatcaacatcaTCTAGAAGCTTGTTAAATAttcaaattctcaggccccaccccagaccaattCTGGAAGTGAGACCTAGctatctgtgttttaacaagtcctTAGGAGATTCTGATTCACACTCAAGTTTGACAACCACCAAGCTAAACAACCTCTCAAGCTCTCAAACTCcacaatttatttgaaaagtataAGTTTCagtaagttaaaatataaaaccaaaagcaaTAGTCTCAGTCACATCTGTTAAAACAGATTTTCTAaacttaacttctttttttttaaagattttattcatccatttttagggagggaagggggagagagagagagagagagagagagagagaggaagaaagaaacagaaacatcaatgtgcggttgctgggggttatggcctgcaacccaggaatgtaccctggctgggaatcgaacctgggacactttagttcccagcccacgctcaatccactgagctacaccagccagggcttaaacttaacttctaaaaaataaaagaatatttttacttatatatgtcCATATACCtttataaaacttataaatacTAGGTATTCAAATCTTTACTATATGGGCCAATTTTggctaaaaattaataaaaaaatggaCTCAGAGGTAAGCGAGACAGCAAATACCTCATTCAACTTATCTTGAACAGTTCCTTCCCTCACACCCACCTGGTATCGAAATTAGACCATGACTTTAATAACAACATAGTAAAGAAAATTActggaatttgttttaaaaagcaatagaTATCTCACTTTCAATGAAAATGTGCTCAAGACACACCATCACTTCTTATCAAGCAATAATAATTACTCTAATTTATTGCTAACAAAATGCAGAGTGACtgtgaaaattaataaacctAATGATTAGGTTTTGATTACAAGCCAAGCAAGTAAAACACATATTTAATGTAAGGAATCATTTTATTTATGGAGGTATGATGATGATATACCATAGGtaagtataaaacaaaaatgtccttatttttagaaatctggtactgaaatattttaaaatgatatatgtcACCTGGATTTAGCTTTAGTATCATCAGGAGTTTAGATAAGGTGAATGGGTGACAGGGTAAAAGAAACCTGATTGGCCATGAGAGAAGAGTTAAAGTAGATGTGGGTATATGGGGATTCGTTTTACTGTcctacttgaaaaaaattttatgatGAAGCAAGAAGtatttcttgctatttttaaaagaaaaataagcatataatAGGATTCTGATAATCAAATGAATAAACTGGAATGTTCAGATGTTATTTCACCATTACAAAGAGGAAATTTACCTCAATCTGACATTATCAACCTATTACTAAGAAACATGactaatgtaatataaatatccCACTTACCATAAGAGCCACACTTACAGTGACGGGGGGTGGGTATTGTCATACGCAAGTAACAGTGATTCTGTTAAGGTTCTCACATCACAAGAATAAAGAAACTCTGAGAAATGATCTGAAAACTGACACTTCCTCTTTGATATAGCTTGCTGTCCCTCTCTCATCAGTTACCTATGATAGTTAATTATGGGCAGCAATTTTAAGCCACTGATTACTTTTCATTGGTAAAATGGCAATAGTCACTATGTAAACCATCAAATCTCTAGAATCAGTactgtccaacagaactttctttgatgatggaaatgttctgtattcTGAAGTTTCCAATATAGTAAGTAGCTTCTCATGATACGTGGCTATTTGGCACTTGAAGTGTTGCTAAAGGGACCAAAGAACtaagttttaatatttaattaatttaaacagTGACAAATGCCTAGTGATTACCATAATGGACAGCACAGCTCTAAAacacctaacacacacacacacacacacacacacacacacagaggtttcacttaatatctaacatttattaaaaattgaagatTATGAAAAACATGAATACGACTGGGCTTTATTACTCAAGCTTAATTAACTCACCTTAGACtactaaataaacatatttactaTCACAAAAGGAATTTTGAGAATGAGGTTGATTTCAacctctaaaattaaaaacagaagagcAGCTAAGACATTTTCTGAAGGAGAAAGCAACCAGACCTCCCTCTAGTGGCAAGAGATAAAGTTGCTGCTGAAAAGCTGAATTGCTTCTGTATCTATTTATATGTAAAACTGCTCACAGATActtcttttatataattataattttaaaagattctagaTCAATATATAAGGAAAGTAGATCTGATTTTTTAAACGAAAGTTGGACCTAATTTTCACTTACTATGAATGCTAATCTCTCTAGAAATTTAATCTCTCCAGAAAACATGACTTGCCAATGAAATTTAGAAATTGGGGCTTTCACAAAACAAAAGTTTATGAAGCCTTAACCAAACTGTGAgcaaaagagaagacagaaattcTCTCTTGAAAAATGTTCTTGGATGGAACATGAAAAGGAGTGGATTCAACAGCAATGGGGTTGTATAAACTTCATGGTACATTCCCCcgaccctgaaaaaaaaaaaaacagtcaacacATTACAAAAGTTCTTAATAACCAAAACAACTCTTTTCATTCTGATATTCAGATTCAAAAGACAGTTCTGCCACACTGCCAGTTTTAATTACAACCATACATACTCATTTAGATTTAACTACTGAACTATTACTTTCAAGTACAAGAAGGGACTCAAAATAGAAACGACTTGTGTTACAGCTATTATTTTTCCCTTACAGCTTCAGGAAAAACAGCTTTTTTGTACACTATAGTAAGTACAGAATGTAGAGAACACAGTTATATATACAAAAGTGcattaatataataatacatttagCACAAATACAGGGGGGGGAAATTCTGGTTAACAATCTGATATATTACAGCATTTGCGAGTCTCCAAATGAGTGGATTTCCTGCTTGCTTTGGTTACGATATTTGATGCTATAGAACTAACCTTTGaactaaaaaatggaaattttgaaaCCATCTGTGAAAATTTTTACATAaacttgcatttattttaatagcttttgaCAACAGTCTTATTAAATTACCAACACAAAGATTTAAAATGGATAATACCTATATCTAAATTAAAgtacttaaaaaggaaattaaattgaCCCACTACAGGGAACACACAAGGTCTGCTCTATTCCTAAAAGCATGAGCTGAATGAGCTAGATAACCTACTCCCAAGTTTCAACTTAAATCCAATTGGTCAGCTACCATTAAAAAGCAAGAAGCTCCACAAAACAAGCCATGGCTTCAGCCTACTGTTCCTTAGAacaattcaaaatatgtaaatgttaACTTCTCATTTATGTACATTAAGTCTACAGCTACCTTTATACAGTCAAAATGCATATGTATAATTAGAGCAATTCTCCTCTTTTCTACTCCCATCCCTTACCACAGAAAAAAGCACATATTTCCATAGATTCCATGACCAAAGATGTAACACAGAAACctagcaataaataaaaaaatactacacATTGAAATCTGAGatcaaaccagtttttctgaGTTAAATATGAAtggcaaattaaaaattaatttatcataATGTGAACTAGGTTAAAACATTAATaaccttaatttaaaatataattgtgaggagggctgaaataattttaatattagaaaaatatgaaaatgaaattttagtgaCTCAACTCAGATCTCCAGCTATACCATGCAACTTCCTTACTCTTAATAGTCAGCTAATTAGAGGAATTTGAGCTCCTTCTAAGCATTTTGGGATAAgtaaattgttttccaaagaaataagaattaagcATGCTAAGGATCTATGTTCCAGCTACAATGGTGAGAGAGAAGCTTAGGTCTAAATCTGTCTCAGATGCTTCTTACCCACTTAGCAAAATTTCATTGTAAAGACAAAATTTATCTTAGTTTGTAAGACTTAAAACAAATCCAAAGTTATCACAGTACATGTTATACAAACACTTATTTTCTAACTAATACTCCTTTTAAGGATTAaatttaactttaccttatctggggagcacttcatctgcccttccattctaaatgatagttttgctggatagagtataaagaagttcatcatcaccaagcccatattatatgaatggtaaaggaacttatctatgaaatagaagaccaaaaactatgaatagtaaaatgacaacaaactcacaactatcaacaactgaacctaaaaaaaaaaaaaaacaagaacaaaaacaaaagtaagccaacaactagaacaggaacagaatcacagaaatggagatcacatggagggttatcagtggggaggggaacgggggagaatgggaaaaaggtacagggaatagaagcataaagggtaggtacaaaatggacagggggaggttaagaatactataggaaatggaggagccaaagaacatatatgtacaaccatggacatgaactgagtggggggaaatgctggagggtgatGGGGTacaaggaggagggggataaaggggataaaaaattgggacaactatagaagcataatcaataaaatatactaaaaaataaaaatacattagaaaaaaagaattaaatttatcTCTCAGTTTAGACATGTTGAATGTCAGTGTGCCTACATTCAATACTACTATTTGAATGCCACTGGGAATTTTCCCATCAGCCCTCTCTAACTATACACTGACTTTAAGTAACTCCCTCCCGATTCCAAGCAAAAATTTTTCTTGAAGATAGGAGTGCTAAAAGGTAATTTGTTAAAAGGGGAGGAGTGTTCCAGCTATTTATTACACAAATGAATGCAAAGAATCCCTAACATTAACAAGAGAATCAACTTGCTATATAATCTGTTCTTGAAGCACTTTTGCcttaaaaattatctttccaGATACTAAAAGTTTGTCTGGTTTTAAACAGTATgctggtgtatgatgtttttcagaagaaaaaaataaaaagaatacattaagCTATATTTTAGATAACTTTGAGTGTTCTTCAATAACCAAGATGGGCCAAAACAAAGTTAGgcaaatgcaatttaaaatctgaaggtttttgttttcttatactcTCTATCACCATTGATTAGTTCAATTTAATAGCTTTCCTTACTGATATCCAATAGCATgagcattttataaaacaaattgcaACATATAGATCATTTTTTAGTTTGGAAAAGCCTGACACTGACAAGAAGTACAGAGTTCACCTTTAAGGTACATGAGGCTATATGGAGTAAGCCACAAACAAAAATCTCTGCTATAGAATCTGGAAACCAGACTTCTATATTGGtcatgtaataatatttttagcataaatatgaatacatttgataaatttctatttttatttttttaaagattttatttatttatttttggagagggaagggagagggagggagggagagagagagagagagagagagagagagagagagggagagaaacatcaatgtgcggttgctgggggtcatggcctgcaacccagacatgtaccctgactgggaatcgaacctgagacactttggttcacagcccacactcaatccactaagctataccagccagggagataaatttcaatttttaaagctCATCAGGGTCTGTATTCCTTTATACTGTTGTTtcttggaatttttcatttatgaggggatttagcatttttaaaaactctgtaatAATGAAATATCTACCCAATCCATAAAGTTATTAAGTTAAAAGTCAGTTTCTAAGATTAATTCAACAATATTCAGTTATCTCAAAGGACTGAGGAAATGGACAAAACCACCACAGCCTAACAAAAAATGAGACAAGTCTcaaaaaaaagtgttattttgcTCTAAGGTCTTGTTGGAACATAATGAACTACGCCTTTACACTCTGCTCACTATGCATTATACTGATTACACTGTCCTTACTTTAATTCCATTGCAAAACTGTAGGAAAAAACCATGCTATTTTGTTTAACTCAAGGCTCATACTTTAAAAAAGCTAAGGTGGGGACTCAGACTTCCGtgaaatctctcttttttttttcagttttattgagatgcaACTGACATACACACAAGAGCTTTAATAAAATGTCTCTGGATAAATCCAAGAGGACCTTATCACACTCTCCATTAACAAAGCTTATTTTAAAGCAGGAGAATTGACATTGGAGTATATAAATCTCATATTTTTACTAATTGGTTAGTTAGGgcttatatttagaaagaaaaaaaacaactgagttgtgtttgttttaaattgaacTCAAAGATATACCAGGTTGAATAAGTTATTATTTactccaaaaaagaaataattcaaacttGAATTATCTACATGACAAAGAgaactttttgtctttttctaataggtttttttttttgaagggggGGTAGAGAAAAACTTTGTGATCTCCCTCTTCAATCATAAGCaatcccgccctggctggcatagctcagtggattgagcgcgggctgcaaaccaaagtgtcgcaggttcaattccccgtcagggtacatgcctgggttgcaggccatgacccccagcaaccgcacgttgatgtttctctctctctctctctttctcccttccctctctaaaaataaataaaatctttttttaaaaaaagcaatcccaaattgttttacttttcttcttctaatCAGAGGAAGCATTACAATCTCTTCTAAACCAACTTTATGGGCTATTTCTAATTTATAGAACCATAAAGACAGTTCATCCAGATTTACACAAAATATCATGTCATACTTTACTATGAACTCTCAAAACCTCATGTACTTCTAAAATTGGCTTTGTGGTACTTTGGTAAACTTATTTAATAGTGACTTAAGTTAAATCTAAGGTAATAAGACTATGTGATTGTTGGGAGAGAAGAAGAATTAGTCTTATTACAAGACAACCCTGTTTAGGATTTCCTCTTACTGGTCACTGTCAAGTAAACCGTTTCCAACTATTAAACAGATAAATTCTGCTCTATGGTCTCCAAAAGGGGAGTGTTTTCCTTGAAGAGTAAGTAAAGAGAACAATCATTCACAGAAATTTTGCTTTTGACAAAAGCAGACAGAGAATTCAGCTATATTTGCTCTTCTTTCCATTTACTCTCCCTATACttgaaaggaaaaacacaatgaGGATgagcctccccatctccctcaaGAGTATTCTAGGGTCTATCCCCAAGCTCTCTTTGGGGCCTCTAAGCTGGTTAGGAGCACCAAAGAGACAGTACAGGGAAAGTCAGAAGGACTACTCCAACTAATAACCACATACACATATAAccttttattttagtaaaatttaagTATGAATTTAAGTATTAATGGTCTTCAATATGTTACAGACCTCAGCAAAGCTACAACACAGCAATTTTTATCCTCAGTTTCAATTCTTTAACCTTCAAGGATCCACAATGAAATCAAATTTTCAAAACACATGATGGTAAGCAAATGGTATACCTTTATATTtagataaagaattttaaattaagaatttaagTCATTACTCTTTATCTTTACAAATTCCTTGAtatgaataaaaagttttttaaaaagtagacattCCCATCCACCTGACTCTAGTTTTAAAAGTACTAACTACAACTCCTATAGTATCATTATTACCTTCCAAGTTAtctacaataaaatgaaaattatgaaagTCAGAAAGTGGCTTGATTGTCACTAGTATAAGTTTCCTTCTTCTTTTAGCCCATGTGTATGATTAAAGATGTGTGGTAGAAGAAAAGGAATCACACTACTTTTGAATGTTCATAATAAATTCTCCTTGAGAGCACTTAAAGAAACTCCatgatttcacatttaaaattagttCTACTTTAACAGCTAACAAgcgaaggttttttttttcctattatctcACTGCTCTATGTATTTCTAACGATTTATACAGAAGCTTAGGAGAACTGTAAGGGTTTTCTTTAGTTAATTTTGAACATTAACCTGTTCATATGCCAGACACTattataccaaatatttaaaactaaagatGTGCTGAAAAAAATTACCTACAAAAAGAACTTAAGATATTTTTTTGACTTGAAGACATTTTCACAGCCTAAAACTTCAGAAAGCAGTGAAAAAGTACAATGGGTTGTCTTGTTTAATTGCTTTCACATTTGAATATTAATCAACATAGCATAAAGTCTAAAATTCAATTAGTAACATTATTTCCTCAGTAGTCATTACTTACAGAAAGGATTCTAAATGCACATaaagtgaaaagcaaaaacaaacgtAAGAAGAAAGATAGTAGGGCCTGTTTTTATATCTTTGagttaataataatgaatgaaaacagatAAACATAATGAAGGCACTACTGTAAACAGCAATCCACACTCCATCTTCACAACCTCAAAAAAAGATCTCCACCAGGAATTGAAAATTATACTATGTCCCTTTacaaaaagtaaactaaaaaaatcGCAACATTAAGGAAACTGAATTATGATCtctacacatgtacatatatatatatatatactaacaTAATAAACTATTTGTCAGCAATACCTTGAAATCTTAACTGTAAAAGTactagtattttaaaaagccCATTTAACCACATTAAAGTTTAAACAGTCAAAACATTTACTTAACTGGTGGTTCTTAAAACTAGTGTGCACAGTCCTAAcaggtgtgtctcagttggttagagcttcatccTGTGGACCAAAAGGCTGTGagtcgattcccggtcagggcacatacccaggttgtgagtttgatccccaacTGGGGTAtttcaagaggcaaccagtccatgtttctatctcacatcaaTGTATCAATGTTGCTCACTCGCTCTCTCTCgcttgctcgctctctctctctctctctgcaatgaaatgtccttgggtgaagattaaaaaaaaaaaaggcagaaatcgGTGCTTGTTAAAACATAATGCTGCGTCTTCCCCTGCAACACCCGCCGAGGTTTCTGATTCACTCACTACATATGAAGTGGGGACCTATTgtatgcatttctaacaaattctcACATGATGAAgatgctggtccagggaccacctgctgagaaccactggcctaaattattaatatatcagCATAGCCCTAACCAAAAGTTTAGTCAAGAGGCACATAAACAAGTAAGAATAGAATGCTTTAATGCTTAGGAAGAATGCTGATAACATCACTCTTATTACATCAAAACATCTACATCTGCTTCATGGTCTTCCTCAGTCACTTTCAAGGACAGCACTTCTTCATTAAGGAAGAGCCCACTGAGCCGCTCCTTCCGAGCCTGCCTCTGCTCTTTCAGCTGCCTCTTGCGTAAGGCCTTCTGTTGCAACTTCCGCTGCTTGGATCGCttctgtcaaaataaaaatttctatatCAGTAAGGGTAAGTTCTAGCATGTCCACCCCTAAGTATTTTATGGAACAAATTctatattttcagaatttttagaGATGTTCAAATTCCTCTGTAGTATGAGCCTGGTTCCAGTAGGTGAGCCACTGGCTTAGACTagaaaattattcttcaaaattctatttttatggtACTTGACGAATCTCCTGATAAGGAAGGGTTAAAACTTGATCATTTTGACTAGTTATGGATAACCAATTGtttcaaagatttaaatatcaaattaagGTACATTGGTATCTGCAGAGTGAACACATACTGAATAATACTGAATATGAATGTAGAGAATATTTCCAAAATCCCTAATGCTTATGCTTTTAAGATGCCTTTTATCCAAAAGCATGAGTACTTTTACTCTGACTGGAAAAGAATCACATATTTTCCATATTAGGCAAATACTATCTTAAAGACTATTAGAAACCCAGTGGGCAGTCTATTCCTTGTCACTACTAAACTGATACCAAAAAGGAATGACCACATATCCAGATGAATCCCATGGCAACCAACAAAGCTGGCTATGTTCTGTTATTTTGGTAAAAGCCAGAGAAGGAAACACTGTGTATCTTTTAGCCACCACTGGTTTCCAAAGAATTATAAAGATACCCTTATCATCCTTAAGTTGGCTCCACACTGTTACCACTGCAAGAATTGAACTCCCCTGCTAGGCATCACAAAACCATACATGTACTTATATTAATATCTCCCATTTTTATATGCCCAATAATATTATACAGAACTTTTTCAACTGTGAAAACAGTAGACAGAAATTAGAAAGtgcattattacatttttaaaagggttaagaagaaacatttaagaCTATGACATTAAGAAAACATTCAGCACACACAAAAGACAGACAGAGCATTCTTAGGAGCTAATGGAGAACATCAGCAATATAGTTAGATCTGCTCAGTAGTAAGTTGCAGTCAGTATCACATTCCTAAAACAAATTCATTGTTTCCATCAATTATCTTACTtaaaagagacacaaaaataagataaagCTGAATGCTATGGCTGCAGGTCACAGCAGCATTTCAAAGTACTCAGCCTAGAGGGCTTTGTTCAATTGCCATGAAGTTCATTGTCAGAGAAGTTcctcacaataaaataaaagagctaTGCCATATACACAATTTGCTGTTCATATTGTGGCTCTAATACAAGCAAAATACACAGTTTAATTGTTCTGAATCCTGTGGTTTCTTTCAGCCCACTTTTATCACCTTAACCCAATTTATTATGATGAACTGTGTGTATGGCCTCAAAACTGAAATCAGTAATGAAGTCTCAAGTTTTGCTAGTCCATGAAGTGCACAAAGATCTATTTTACCCGAATCTATTTTGGGGAATATTACCAATAGAATGTCTTGGCCTGATTATTTGATAGAACCAAATATTGTACATAAAACAGATCTGCATATGTATAATAAATAGAAgaatggaagacaaaaaaaattaaaaccaaaacccATAGGCATCTAGATAGCAGGGTACGGTCAACTCTTCAAAAAAGTTATATGAGGAAGTACTAATGTTAATATTGAAAAGTAAAGTTTTTTATCAATTAGACATTTTACTTTTGAATCTCGAATCCGCTCTGCTGCACTTGCAGATAAGTTGCTGTCACTGTGTGCTCGACTCATGTTGGCACTGGAGTTTGAAGCCGAGTTTCCAACACTGGACCCACTGCTGCTTGTAGAACTGACCATGCTGGCACTGCTGCTGCTGGCACTGGCACTGGCACCACTCATTCCACTGGTGCTTGCACAACTAAAGCTGCTTCTTTTCCAGGCCTCTCTCACAGGCCGCTGGCGAGGGCTATGCTCCTTGATATAGTTTCTCACCTTGGAACATGCAGACAAAAACCGGTTAGTGTTGTTAGTTGACATTTTACCCTCAAAACACTGGAGGAGAAAAGATGTTGTACTTGAAATACTATCAAAAGTATTACAGATATACATAGGaagaaataaggacaaaaatCTCTTGACAGTGTTTAAAATTCTAGAATACATGTTATGGagccacattttaaaagcacataaaatatAATCAGTAAATGGAAGGCTACTGGCCTCCAGAATTTAGGAATATAGGATAACAACACTCAGAGAGAATggctaacaataaaataaaatagatgagaCTTTTAAAAAGGTCTCCACTAAAGACAATTTAAGTAAATTGCTAATTATAACTAACATTAGGGCATTCCATAAATCTTAGCTAGAGGCCCATTGTACCTGCCTTCAAATGCAAGTCATCAATTTACCATACTAATGAAAAATGGGCTGGAATATGGAAAATTATAGTATGTCTCAAGAGAAatactgaaatgagaaaaatgttttgtaaatgatgataaatgcaaaacatttttaaaaagtagaacctAAGTACCAGCAAAAAACCCTGCAGTAAAGACTGTATTTAGAAGATACTGGAAATGTCTATTTCAGAATAGCAGAAggaaattaattacattttatccTAGCCAAGCTCAGTTATTCCACTCAAATACTGATTCACTTCAGATGGTCAAGTATATCTCTCAATAATCGGCATTTTCATTCTGTCAATCAGTCTTTTGTAAGCTGAGTTAGAATAAATCTATACTTTAGTGTAACCATCCCTAATGTGGTGAACTTAAGTTTTAAAGCACACACAATTAAAAAGCAAGTTCTAGACCCACATAATCCCAAAAAGGTCCTGCCAGGCAAGATGTACATAAAACCTCTTAaaaccatgtatttttaaaaataccacagtTTTTCTAATTTAACATTTCACAGTATTAATTTTGACTTTGATTATATATGTACTTACATACAATTATTTAAGTATACATGTTATAAAACAGTTATTTTCACTAGCTGAACAATCTGTATGTTCTCATACCtgcttcagtttttcatctgtgaGACAGTTAAGTTCAATAATAAACTCACTGTCTGTAGGAGAGATTTGAGCAGAAGgatcaattattttaataatatctagTTGCTCCCGAAGACCCATCTCAGTACTGACTTTACGACTCAGATACTCAATATATTCCACCTGTgtgatgaaaaattataataaacaagATCAATGCCAAAACCTCTGATTGTTTAGTGTctcatttataatgttttaaacatCAAAGCACTGAATATTATATTTGATCCCCATAAAACAATTAGTTATAGCTCTAATTCAGATTTACTAAGCAATCCACATTAACCCTGTGACTTTAAAACAGGCAAATTGAGTTTCACATATTCTCcacatatatgtttttaattaagaatGCTGAGATCTCTACCTGCTCATCATTTGTCATTGCACTCCAAGGAAGTTCATCTAAATTCCggtgcttgtttttctttttaggaagcAGGCAAGGCGAACTTGTAATGCTGGGTATGACATCAGAAAGCACATCACTCCCACTGGCAATGTCACTGCCCGgtaactttataaaattaaggAGAAA belongs to Phyllostomus discolor isolate MPI-MPIP mPhyDis1 chromosome X, mPhyDis1.pri.v3, whole genome shotgun sequence and includes:
- the FAM199X gene encoding protein FAM199X, yielding MWEQPRPREVTRARPSLAMSDEASATTSYEKFLTPEEPFPLLGPPRGVGTCPSEEPGCLDISDFGCQLSSCHRTDPLHRFHTNRWNLTSCGTSVASSECSEELFSSVSVGDQDDCYSLLDDQDLTSFDLFPEGSVCSDVSSSISTYWDWSDSEFEWQLPGSDIASGSDVLSDVIPSITSSPCLLPKKKNKHRNLDELPWSAMTNDEQVEYIEYLSRKVSTEMGLREQLDIIKIIDPSAQISPTDSEFIIELNCLTDEKLKQVRNYIKEHSPRQRPVREAWKRSSFSCASTSGMSGASASASSSSASMVSSTSSSGSSVGNSASNSSANMSRAHSDSNLSASAAERIRDSKKRSKQRKLQQKALRKRQLKEQRQARKERLSGLFLNEEVLSLKVTEEDHEADVDVLM